Within the Medicago truncatula cultivar Jemalong A17 chromosome 4, MtrunA17r5.0-ANR, whole genome shotgun sequence genome, the region GACACACCCCACTGTTTACATGAACCATTCAGGAGAAGATCCAGAAATGAATAAATGGCGGACAGCCAAAAATCTGCCACACATAAACATGGCACTGCAGCCTATGGTTGAGACTCGGTATGGATTATGATAGACACACCCCACTGTTTACATGAACCATTCAGGAGAAGATCCAGAAATGAATAAATGGCGGACAGCCAAAAATCTGCCACACATAAACATGGCATTGCAGCCTATGGTGGAAACATGCGGATATAATTGGTGTTGCGGCTTATGATGGCCGCACAAAATTCGTGATGGTGGAAAATCGACAACACTGTTATTGAGCAAAATCTTCATTACAAATCAGTTTTACtagtttattcttttttaagatGATGGTTTCCATCTTCTTAATCTATATCATTATACCTAAATGGGACACATGATCAGCACGCGTGAGAAAATCAACGAGAATAAATCTTCCGTCATAGTGACACTGACACTTGGTCTATAAGACAATAATGGTAAATCTGTATGTGGTTTCTTTTCCGCAATGCTGCAACATGGTGTGACATGGATAACCAACGtatgtttttattaataataggaTGTCCACATTCCACACAACTATAAGTGAACAAGCAAATAACCACCAACTGTGGTTGGGTCTGGCGGAAGGACTAGTTCCTACAACATGGCAAGTTACAGTTCAAACACTCACCAATAGATAGTGTCCAAACATTCCTAAAACATGACTGTCCCCGATAGGAGGAAAGAAAACATGTGGTCATACAATTGCAACAACAGCACACAACATCAAATAGGACAAAGAAGCAATACAgttgaataaacaaaaaaaccaagAAGCACACATACCATTTAATGAgagaaccaaaaagaaaatgctgcaTAATAGGAACCTTCTCCAAGACTTCAGCTTTATACATCTTAAGCAAACCACTATTAACCTTCTTCCAATTCGGCACACCACTAATATCATCCAACATAGGTGAATGCTCAGCAAAATGACCCTTCTTCACCTTCATAACAAAACCAATACAAGCAAGATAAAGATACTCATGAGAGAAATTATCCAATATATCCTTATTATGAATAGATTTCGGCTTCATATACTTATGATCAATCAACTGCGACGACCCAAATATAAACGGCAAAAAGTGATAATCATCAAGCCCCCATACACCATGTGAACCTGCAGGTTCCAAACAATACACCAATTGCAACTTTCTCATCAATTCAAGATACTTCACAAACACTCTACTCACTACAGCCTGATAATCTTCCTCACCAATCACACCTAACCTCGCTAGACAATACAACCACGCCGCAAAATTCGTTTCATGCCCGGTTCCAAAATCAATCCGGCTCGCATTACCGAAACTATCTGAAAAATACGGAACAATTTCAACTGTTGCCGGTTTAAGATTCTCCGGGAGGAACTTAAACATGAGGGATTCACCGGAATTTACTAATCGTTCGTGCCAGGTTCGATAAGAGATGTTTCCGTAACGTGCAGCTTGTTGTAACGGTGGAATTTCATCAATCCATAGGGTTAGGGTTTCGAGAATTGAAACAATAGTGTTCACTGTTTCAGATTGGTGGCAAGGATCCGAGATTTTGCGGCCACGAGTGGAATCCGATAATGCGACGATGAATCCGGTGAAGTTTTTACCGGAATCGGAGTCGTGAAAACGACGAATATCATCGGGGGATTGGATTCGTTTGACTGGGATTTGGAAATGGAAAGGCGGTGAAGCAACGGGAACATGTTGGGCTTGTGGAACCGGAGCGAGGATGATGGCGCGTTGGGAGTGTGGGTCCGGTGGGACCGCCGGAGCGCGGATGGGACGGTAGGTTGGTGGTGGGGAGATTTCGGAGAAGTTGGGGGAGGGTGGTGGTGGTGCGAAGGTTGTTGGGCCGCCGCACTTGCAGCAGGTGCCGGTGGTGGGTGGTGAGTTTGGAGTGCGGTGGTCTTCGtcgtggtggtggtggtgttggtgTGATTCTTCTGACATGGTTGGTTTTTGGTGAAGAGTGTGGTGTGAGAATgttgaggaggaagaagaagaaggaaaattgaactgttttggtttggttttattTACCCCTTCAaaattttggtttggttttaatTATGGAAATTGGGTTCAAtttgcatagttttaaaaactcGATAGGTCGTTATTCGATAAAGTCATTGAGTCAATTGTTCAATCACTGAGTCATTGGTTGAACCGCGGATTAAAACGGCTAACTCGAATTTATAACTCACTGTGTAGTTGTATTAAACTAAGTTGGATCAAATTAATATAGATCACtcaatcacaaaaaataaaaaactcatagAATCTACCGATTGTCAACACTCATTAAAATTAACCACTATAAGTGCATTTCATACCTACACAGATTTATACAATATTtaaataagagaaatgttaatCAGTGCCCTCTGGACGTCAAATATAGTAGTATCTTGCATTGAAAGTTGTGCACTCattgcattaaaaatttaaaaagtatttttttaaatttccacTTTTGACGTCATTAATCAGTGTCCTGGGGCACCGGTTAATATGAtcctttaaataaatattataagtttattctaattttaaaaaatatgtttagagagaaacaaaaatattaataaatatatgtattttaattaaaatatattaaattagaaaaattaaaaatatattataatttaaaaaagacttgttaaaaaaaatgataatttaaaagagtaaaattaacttttttttatatatatatgagttaaaTTTACAACTTGAATGATGTCAGCAATGACATAACGGTTGTGTTTTTACAGGAAAATGTTTAAATATAAGATcatctccaatggtttttcctttcgacatcattcaacacccactttttcaatttccaaaactcaacattattttctctctcttattcaatattcattcaacttttatcatctccaatggtttttcattcaacactcttccccaccactttttatttcttattcttatttaatttttgtttttataattgcATATAattcgattataattaaattaaaataatacaattaactatttattttttaggttttttggaaaaacaaaattttgcaaaataatttatttttattttcttaacttaaaatgcaatacaacaaactaagcatacaacacacaagtaatttatttagtacgatagaaatcatcttcaatcacgatacattccaaactttgtccatatgtgcttcactagatctgcttgcAATTCATGATGAACATATGGATCATGCAACTCGGATCTAGCacgcacatgatttgcaaaagcTGGTAACGCCTCGGTCGAGTATGGTTGCGGTGTACTAGATCCACTTCCCCCAGGTTGCTCAAAATCGGTCTAACGTTGAGCATATGTACCTCGTTCATCCtcatgatttggatttggataattgttgggattttcgtAGTTAAATGAgtaattagaataattttgggtgttgaaatggttattattgggatccatttcactaaaaataaaattaaaacttcacttagtttgctaatagaaagataataataagattaagatagtgaaaaacttgatttttttttttgtgtccaaatcaaatgaaccaagtctctatttctagagagagaaaaatcacgaattttggtattttttttttataaaaaaaataatttaaaacgaaataattgaggtccaattattaaaatgataagaatcCGGACAACCAATCAGAACTGAACACGTGTCCCTACTTATCCAAAAATCTGTTTCTCTCTCCACCTCCTACAGCTTCACGCGCTGCTGTCTGCGCGTGTGCTACACGTGCCATTTCTGGCCATTCTCAGCTTGCCACGTGTCCCTGCGTGGTCAGATTAAACAATGTTGAAACCATTCAACCTCTCTTTCATCCACATCACCCTTCAACACCACCATTGGAGCATTTCACATGTTTAATGTTGCTTTCAAGATAGCATTTTCACACCATTGGACTTGGTCTAATAGGCAAAAAGTAtaattgtcacaaaaaaaaatgtggtgtGTTGGGTAAGAACTTAAGATGTGCCTCAACTTTGTTGTTGGTCGCATGATCAACTCCCTGCTGTGccaatttttagattttttaaaaatatttagaagCATTGTCAAAGGTGCATTGACCTGTCCGGTTTACACAAACCGCCGCATCACCGAGTTTAGTTGGTGCGCACCGGCTGGTCAACATGACCGATCCAATATGCAATTCGAACCTGTTACCTCACCGGTTTTCGATCCGACTGTCCAGTCTGAGACTTCGAGTTttaatattatgtcaatttgaGTTTGATATTCATCATTACACTTTATTTTTGGAATTGTGCTCGTCTCACTTTAAAAACTATTCTTTTAACATTTGAAAAGTATCAAAATACTTCCAATAGTAGTCTCGCTCTCAATGGCAATTAATTGTCCTTATGTTATGATAACTGAGATCAGAGACAGAATGACACaaagactttatttttttcattcatttgatCATTCATACATTCCTTCATTCAAAACattaataaaagaaacaaaaccattcagggtgcgtttgtttcagctttaaaaaaaaaaaaaaaatagattttagttAAACGaatctagagattttttttagagatttaaaaaaaaatctgaagttatttttgtttgcttactacgcataaaaatcaattttttttttttaaaaaaaaaaaagagttttaatAGGTTTTCTTTTTAGgatcaaaatagatttttttttgatagaatgatttttctaaaaatcctaaataaacatttaagaatgaaaaaagtgatttttttaaggaaaaaaaaagattatttttgatttttttttaaacaaacgaGGCCTCATTCATATCACAATGTCATTAATTTACACCTAGCAAAATTAAAAGCAATTAAAAGAAGAATCATTCCATCCATCGTTTACAACCAAAATACCAAAAACAAGTAAATCTAATACTAATGTCTCCTCATCATCTCCTGCCTATGTCTTATGGATATCTGATGCATGGTGGTTGGGCGCATCTCATCCTGCATCTGCCTCACGAGATCATGGAACTATTCGACTAAGGCACCATCACGCAACCCCTTTTTCGTCATGCCGTAGATTATGTGTcaaattattgatattttacATAGCACTTATCGACTTGTTTTACAAGTAATTCAATACAAAACCTTCCAAATATGTTTTGGACATGACTACAACAATACAGAGCAAAGCAAAGGGAATCACACACGCCAGAAGCGTAGCTAGAGCTTCGCAAAAGACATAGGGTGACAAGCCCAATTTACTAGGCGAGATGAGCAAGGTGAAAGCGAGCCAAATAGAGAGTTCCAAAAGGAAATGTTAAAGGCGGTTCGTTAGACGAGATTTGGCTTGTCTAACGAACTATAGCAGTTCAAGAAAATATCTAAAGACaattggtttttccctccaaagaaGAAATCTCAATTCATTATACTAGCTCTGCTTCGCCTAGCAAACTAAAAATTTATGAACCTTTATTAATAgaggtgtaacttgtttttcttGACATTATACTAGCTTTGCATCGCCTAGCAAACTAAAAATTTGTGAACCTTTATTAATAGAGGTGTAACTCGTTTTTCTTGAAAATGATCACTAAAAACCCAACCAAATAGAGAGAGTGCGAAACACCATTGGAGGGCTAGAAAGCTTGATGagcttgatttttttattttaaaattgaaaaattacataTGTAACATGGTTAATTAAAAGGCCATGTATGCATCAACCCGTCAAAATCAACGTTTTATAAAGAGTTTAACAATAATAGGTTGACGGTCCAAAACAATTTTGAACATACAATCAATTAAAACATTGTAAATTAACATatcaattaatgattttaatttatgtggacTAAACATGATAGTTCAGGgtgttttgattgattgtatGTGCAAAACTATTTTGAACGGTAAAAACAATACAATTAAACTCGTCAAAATTACAATTTCTTTTAAGACCAAAATcgaaacttttaaaatttttctgACTTTCCGAGAAATCAAACGTGGAAGTTTCACTCCTCTGAGGTCAGAAGAGAACCTTCCCTCACTCGCCGCCACTTTTTATCAACTTATTCTAAACgcactttctttctttctttctacacaCTCCAAAACACAACCTAGTTTGGGTTTACAATtcccaaacaaaaaacaaatcaaccCCAAGCAAAATTCCCCAAATCATGTTTTTATCACAGCTCTAGGGTTTCATCAATTTCCCCCAATTCTCAATCAATTCATGCAATAATCGATTCATCTCAAACCCTAAGAAGAACACGATGTATAGCAATTTCAAGGAACAAGCAATAGAATTCGTGAAACAAGCAGTAACAGAAGACAATTCTGGAAACTATGCAAAAGCCTTTCCTTTATACATGAACGCGTTAGAGTATTTCAAAACTCATCTCAAGTACGagaaaaaccctaaaattaagGAAGCAATTACGCAGAAATTCACCGAGTATCTTCGTCGTGCGGAGGAGATCCGTGCTGTGCTTGATGATGGTGGGCCGGGTCCAGCTTCTAATGGAGATGCTGCTGTTGCTACTAAGCCGAAAACGAAGGGGAAGGGTGGTGGGGAGGGTGAAGGGGAGGATGCTGAGCAGAGTAAGCTTAGGGCGGGGTTGAATTCCGCGATTGTGAGGGAGAAGCCGAATGTGAAGTGGAATGATGTTGCTGGGTTGGAGAGTGCTAAGCAGTCGTTGCAGGAAGCAGTTATCTTGCCTGTTAAGTTTCCTCAGTTTTTTACTGGTGAGTTAAATTCTGAATGGTAATTGTGATTCGTGATTAGTTGaatttagtgtatgtttggaatCACAGTGAGATTGATTAGGTCATAGGTGGAATCTTAATTTTGTGGAAAGTAATGTGTTAAAATAGGCAATTTTCAGATGCATTTAGTGTCTGTTTGGAATCATGGTGAGTGTGACGAAATCACGGTGACACTGTGATTTTGTTAGAAGCTTCAAAGTACATGTTTAAATTTATTAGTGATAGAATTAGTGAATCACATAGCGATTTTGACAAAAGTTACACTTTGGAGCTTCAACAAAATGACAGTGCAACTGTGATTCTGCGCACCGTAAAACTCACCGCTAATCAAAACGTGCActaaatgttttgtttttaaaattacaatgGCATGGTGTGATTTCGTCAATCCAAACATTCACTTAATATTCGGGAGCAATTGAACATTTGTTACAATAAAACTAGTAGTAAAGATGCCATACTTCAACCAAGGTTCGTGGCCCAATGGTTGTAAGTGCAATAGAGTTTTGGATACTCTGCGATAATGATATGTTTTCTGTTGAAAGTTGGGATGCTCCGAATTTTGGATTGAAAACAAGATCTCGTGCATAGGGAAATGGTGTTGAAAAGAGAAGCGAAACTCTGCCACATGTAATtagaggaattttttttttatttgaatggaTAGATAGAAGATAGATATTTGAAACAAGGGACAATTGATTTAGTGTTTAATATGGTTTGCCATGGTCTATTTCAGGTAAAAGACGACCTTGGAGAGCATTTTTGTTGTACGGACCACCTGGAACAGGTAAATCATACTTGGCCAAGGCTGTTGCTACCGAGGCTGATTCTACATTTTTCAGGTGAATTTTGTCATTATTTTATACACTGTGTACTACACTGTTTGGATGATGAAATTGCTTTCTAGTTTTACATCTAtctatttcattattattattattgtgaaGTTTTCACTTATTAAGGGCCcatttggattagcttattttagagcttatagaaaacagcttatgcaaataaataagtttttatgtattatttatagtTTAAGAAAAAACCGTTTAttaagatacaattttcgttagtgagagcttataaagtaaaataaaagcttatttatttacataagctatttttcataaactcAAAACAAATGGGGCCTAAGTAGTATTCACTAATTTTTCTTGACTTTCTGGCTGTAATTTACTCTGTGATCTAAGCTGGCAGTTACAAAATTAAAGGCTGGCgagaaaaaattatcatcatgAATTATTACATTGTGATTATGttggtttgtttggaaaatgaTGTGTTCGTTTTGCTTTCAGAGtatgatttttcttggttttccTCTCCCTCGGTCcgttttcttttttggttagaGAAAAACTCACTGCCATCCCATACTGTCCTTTCAATTTTCTCCCCCAATCAGCCCGTCCATAGGAAAtcattctattttttctctTCCAGTTTTTATCTCCATCAACTGCCCTTATTTAGATACTAGAATTTATGCTAAGTGTTGAATTGCTCTTTGAGTTGTGATTCTATTTCTtgtaattatgaatttcttgagTTAACAAGATGAGAAtgatcttccttcaaaaaaataataatatgagaATGATCTATTTAAAGATCTTGCAGGGTGGGCGACTGGTTTTTACCAGCAACAGGGTAACCTCACTGACACATGTCAGCGAGGCAGTTACAAGGGAGTTAGGTTATTTACAATCTGTTGCAGTTAGTTACAACAAATTTTATAGGGTTTGCTAGGGTCTAGGTGAGCTTCAGGTGAACTAATTTTATACCAGCCAAATGATTTAGTGTATAAGTATTTATCAAGTAGAAGAACTAGGTTGTTGCATTAAACTGCATAAATTATTCATAGGGGAATACTAACAAATATCAAGTTATTGGAGTGGTTAATTGAGTAGATATTAAGACAAGAGACCCTAATTACCAAAAGTAAATGATTTGGTTAATGCCGCTAAGGTTGATTGTGGAAGCTATATAAGTGCTATGTACATCGATGGTGAGATATTGGATGAATTAGAAGGACCCATTCATGGTTTTCATCAATTTGAAAAATTTTCATCACAAATTGACCAAAGTGGTATTGTAGAAGATTCTATGGAGGAAAGGAGTTCACATTGCTTAAATTTGTGTAATTAAAGATACGCACAATGGGTTACAACAAGTAACATAAAAGCCCAGGACGGGGCAACAAATTATTTTCTACTAATATGAAATTGTATGTGCCCTCCTGATTACGAAAAGGATGGCAGGTATTATCCTAGGTAGTTTAGGTGCGAGTGGAAACGACGTTTAAACCCAGTAAGAAAAAAGAATTACTTGCCAAACCATTAAgaacgattttttttaaataaaaatggtttGTCAAGGACATAATTTGTTCCACGAAGCTAATCCCACCTGGTAGGAAAAGGTTTCTGATGCTGGTGTTGTTTGtgtgattttaatttatttcccGCACATGTGAGCATGCAACTTTCCCACTTTTTCGTGAACAATGACTGTTTAAAAGGTCTTTTATGTCATTATGAATGTAGGTAGGTTCATACGTACGTGGACATATATTTTCTAGCATATTTAACGTTTGAATACTTTACCAGTGTTTCTTCATCAGACCTCGTTTCGAAATGGATGGGTGAAAGTGAAAAGCTGGTTTCAAATCTTTTTGAAATGGCTCGCGAAAGTGCACCTTCCATCATATTTGTTGATGAAATAGATTCTCTATGTGGTACGCGTGGAGAAGGCAATGAGAGTGAAGCTTCAAGACGAATTAAAACTGAACTTCTGGTGCAGATGCAGGTAACAAATTTATGGTGGGGATATCTTGATAAGAACAATAAATGGTTTTTGTTGACACTTGATTTGCATTATTTTGAATAAGTCAATAGTTGGATTATGGCCCACATTTGATCTTATTCATCTTCTGCTTATCAATAGTTTGTTGTCCTGTTACATTTGACTGTGCAATCATCACTTGAAATGTCTTGATCTCTATGATTTCGTCATCTAGAGCCATATGACGCAATGGCTTAGTTTCGTTTCATTGTTATCTtgcattattttagaaatttcaaTATTTCTTCAATTATATTTTGGAATATATTAGTTATCTAATTGAAGAAGCAATCTTACTATTTGCTTCTTTATTTCATTATTCTTCCGAATTTGGATTATTTGTTTTAGGGGTATTTGGAATAAACAGTTCAATTAAGTGCTTATTCAATAATTGAAGTTTACCATATGAGAGCTTATGCAATGAACACATAAGTTGAATGAGCTATTGTGTTCCCATATGTTTTTCCCCGTAAATAATTTCCAAATATATAGATTAAAATCGGATAGGAGATGACGAGTAAGCTTCGGATGAGCTGTTTCCATTTTTAGAACAGCAACTTTGGGGAGCTAGTTAAAATAAGCTGAAGAAAGTTAATGAACATACATACATCTCTTTTATGAACATACATACATCTCTTTTATGAACATACATACATCTCTTTTTTCTAAGTAAATTACTAAATTGTGACAGGATGGCATAAAGCATGTGACAATGTAAAGCGTTATATAGAAAAAGTAAATGCCAAGAAAATTACAATGTTTCTAATAGTTTAGGTGGGAAAAAGTTACTACATGACACTTTATACATATATTAAGATTATTATAAGACTAAGATAAGATTTATTTCCAGTGTTGTAATGTAGTGTATTTACTTTCCCTTGTAGGGTGTCGGACACAATGATCAGAAAGTTCTTGTTCTTGCAGCAACAAATACACCTTATGCTCTAGACCAGGTAAGAAAGATATAGTATCTTATTTGTTCTCATATTGAGTCAATGAGATACTGATTTGGTTGATCAACTTGTAATGCAGGCAATAAGGCGGCGTTTTGATAAGCGTATATACATTCCACTGCCAGATTTAAAGGCTCGCCAACACATGTTCAAGGCAAGGGCaatattcatgattttattcactttattgCAGGATGGATCTTATTGTTACAAAGCAAATTGTCTTACCATTTTTTTCTTGGATTGATAATAACAGGTGCATCTAGGAGATACTCCCCATAACTTGACTGAAAGTGATTTTGAACACTTGGCTCGCAAGACAGAGGGGTTTTCAGGTTCAGATATAGCTGTCTGTGTAAGTTTGACTTCTATATAACATTTCTAGTTGTAATAGTCATTTTTTCTATATGGGTTTCAAGTTAAAGGTATTTGGACCTCTTCTACAGGTGAAGGATGTTTTATTTGAACCTGTTCGTAAAACCCAAGATGCCATGTTTTTCTTTAAGAGTCCGGAAGGTATGTGGATACCGTGTGGACAGAAGCAACAAAATGCAGTACAAGTTACAATGCAGGATCTTGCCACACAGGGACTAGCTTCAAAGGTATTCATGCATATGATGCAGATTTTGTTGTCAGTTCTTGGTCAAAATGATTATTGGGGAATaatagttttaattttcttgtttGTTATATAGATCCTACCACCGCCTATATCAAGAATCGATTTTGACAAAGTACTTGCTAGACAAAGGCCCACAGTAAGCAAATCTGACCTTGATGTTCACGAGAGATTCACAAAGGAGTTCGGAGAGGAAGGTTAATGCTGATGGATTTTATCTCAGATCCACACTTGTTTAAACATGTTCATGAGAGATTCACAAAGGAGTTCGGAGAGGAAGGTTATTGCTGATGGATTTTATCTCAGATCCACACTTGTTTAAACATATTGTTATAATTTGTATAATTGTAAGTTACTGAGCTATTGGATCAAGTGAAAtacatcttttttatttatggtgGATGTGAATTCCCCCCACTTGTATGGAGCCGGATACTGATTTTACTTCTCCTAAATTGTGTATAAAAACAGAATCtgaaataatcataaaaataatttctgTGATGTTGGTTTCTTGTGTTGTTTGAACTGTTATACTAAAAGTTACTGACCCATGAGACAAACTAGTTTCATTGTAACTTGACAGTTAAGATTTCATTTACTTGCTAAGTTTTATATGTGAAgggtttgtttgtgttttggtCTCTACCCTCCGGTTCTCTGGGAAGGGGATCTGGTAATCCGGAGTCCGACAATAGATGAATAAAACCTGACCAATGATTGTTTTTAATCAATATTCGAACACGATTTGTCTTTTTTAACCAATATTCAAACACAATTTGTTTCTTAACTCACTTGAGTTCAACCACTTGTCAAATGTGACAGATTAATTTGTAgtttcaattaaaatatatcTTAAAATTTGCATTTAAAATGTCTAAAACCAGGTTTGTATATGTGAGGATATGCTTAGAAAGGTAAAAGTTTATCCTACAAGCAGGCATTTTGATGTCCTATAGCTATTGGTCTCTaagcatatttaatttattctcTTCCATAAAATATACTTTCGTGTTTGGACAAGGAGAAGACCCTGTCCTTTGAATCCATCAATGATGG harbors:
- the LOC11445165 gene encoding serine/threonine-protein phosphatase 2A activator, which produces MSEESHQHHHHHDEDHRTPNSPPTTGTCCKCGGPTTFAPPPPSPNFSEISPPPTYRPIRAPAVPPDPHSQRAIILAPVPQAQHVPVASPPFHFQIPVKRIQSPDDIRRFHDSDSGKNFTGFIVALSDSTRGRKISDPCHQSETVNTIVSILETLTLWIDEIPPLQQAARYGNISYRTWHERLVNSGESLMFKFLPENLKPATVEIVPYFSDSFGNASRIDFGTGHETNFAAWLYCLARLGVIGEEDYQAVVSRVFVKYLELMRKLQLVYCLEPAGSHGVWGLDDYHFLPFIFGSSQLIDHKYMKPKSIHNKDILDNFSHEYLYLACIGFVMKVKKGHFAEHSPMLDDISGVPNWKKVNSGLLKMYKAEVLEKVPIMQHFLFGSLIKWE
- the LOC11446229 gene encoding protein SUPPRESSOR OF K(+) TRANSPORT GROWTH DEFECT 1, which produces MYSNFKEQAIEFVKQAVTEDNSGNYAKAFPLYMNALEYFKTHLKYEKNPKIKEAITQKFTEYLRRAEEIRAVLDDGGPGPASNGDAAVATKPKTKGKGGGEGEGEDAEQSKLRAGLNSAIVREKPNVKWNDVAGLESAKQSLQEAVILPVKFPQFFTGKRRPWRAFLLYGPPGTGKSYLAKAVATEADSTFFSVSSSDLVSKWMGESEKLVSNLFEMARESAPSIIFVDEIDSLCGTRGEGNESEASRRIKTELLVQMQGVGHNDQKVLVLAATNTPYALDQAIRRRFDKRIYIPLPDLKARQHMFKVHLGDTPHNLTESDFEHLARKTEGFSGSDIAVCVKDVLFEPVRKTQDAMFFFKSPEGMWIPCGQKQQNAVQVTMQDLATQGLASKILPPPISRIDFDKVLARQRPTVSKSDLDVHERFTKEFGEEG